The following DNA comes from Polynucleobacter sp. MG-6-Vaara-E2.
CGATTGGTGGATCCACCATGCATTTGCGAACCAAAAACAAAAAACATCGCCATTTCTGGAGAGAGTTTAAATCTGCATCAGAAATGAATAAATTACAAAATAATCTCGCTGATCTCAATAAGATTCTGATCCGGATCACGAACATAGACTGAATTGATCTTGGATGTCGCGCCGGTTCGTACCACTGGACCTTCAATAATTGGCCACTGGGCTTTTGCCAATTGCTCAACCACCTCATTTAAAGGTCGGTCAGCAATGAAACAAAGGTCTAGTGAGCCAGGTGTTGGTATAGCTGCTTTCGGCTCAAACTCTTTGCCTTTGATGTGTAGGTTGATTTTTTGATTGCCGAACTTAAAGGCTTTACGCTCAACTGGCGGAGTACCGCCGATAAATGACTCAAGCTTCATGCCTAGCACTCTTGTATAGAAGTCAACACAGGCTGCCTCATTGGCGGTAGTAGGTACTAAATGATCCAAATGGTCGATCATATGTTTACCTCACTTCAATTCATTGATATAGGAAGGCGCTGGATGTAAATCGCAAGAGCGTCCTGCTTTAGCAACTTGTCCAGGAACGATATGCCCGACGATTTCTGGCAATTCACGCGCAAGAACTAACAACTTAGGAATATCCATTCCGGTGTCATATCCCATTGCATCAAGCATATGGATAGCATCTTCACTAGAGATGTTGCCACTAGCTCCAGGGGCGTATGGACAGCCACCTAACCCTCCAAGCGAGCCATCAAATCGCGTAATGCCAGATTGAACTGCAGCTAGGACGTTCGCAAGGCCCATACCTCTGGTGTTATGAAAATGCATCGTCAGTTGCATCGCTGGAAATTGCTTTTGCAAAGCCTCAGACATTTGCTGTACTTGTACAGGATTAGCCATGCCTGTTGTATCGCAAATGGTTAAACCTCGCACACCAAGATCAGCAAAACGTTTAGCGAACTCCTCCACAACCTGTTGAGGGACATCGCCCTCCATCGGGCATCCAAAGCAAGTCGATAAAGAAACGTTGATAGGCGTTCTGCCATCAACATATCGAATCACTTCTGCCAGCCCAGCAAAACTCTTCTCTCTTGTCATCCGAAGATTGGCGAGATTGTGAGTCTCGGAGGTTGACATGACTAAATTGAACTCGTCAGCCCGGGATTCAAATGCCCGTTCGGCTCCACGTAAATTGGGAACCAGCACGGTGTACTCAACCCCAGGAACGCGCTTGATTTTTCCCATCACTTCCTCCGCATCCCTAAGCATCGGTATCGCCTTGGGAGATGTGAATGAGGTAACTTCTATTTTTGCAAAGCCGCATTCACTTAAGCCATTAATGAGCTTTACTTTATCTTCAGTGGGAATAAAGTTTGGCTCAATCTGAAAGCCATCTCTAGTCACAACATCATTGAAATATATTCTGGTCATCGTATTTTCTTATTGAGTAAATGCTACGCCGCGCTCTTTCAAGCTGGCAATTTGAGATTCATTCAAACCAATTTCTTGCAATATCTCGTCGGTGTTTTGACCAATGTTCGGTGCAAGGGTTTTAATCGAGCCTGGGGTGCGCGAAAGCTTCGGCAATACGCCTGGCACTTCAAGACTACTTCCATCCTGCATTTTGATCGTTTGAATATTTTCACGGGCTCTATAGTGCGGATCATTTGCAATATCAGCTACGGTATAAATACGGCCTGCAGGCACCGCTACAGAATCGAGCGCTTCTACTGCTTTATCAGTGCTAACAGTTTTTGCCCACTCACCAATTGCAGCATCTAATTCCACCACTCTCTTCACGCGGCCTTCATTATTTTCTAGTTGTGGATCATTGCCTAAATCATCGCGACCAATCAACTTCATAAGGCGCTTAAAGATACTATCGCCATTACCTGCAACTAATACATAGCCACCATCAGCACAAAGATAGGCATTGGTAGGCGCAATTCCGGGGAGCGCACTACCAGCAGCTTGCCTTACCTCTCCAAAGGCGCTGTACTCTGGCAACAAACTTTCCATGCAATTAAATACCGCTTCATACAACGCAATATCGATAACCTGACCTTTACCGCTACGGTGACGCTCCTGCAACGCTAGCAAGATTCCAATCACACCGTGGAGCGACGCTAAGGTATCGCCGATACTGATGCCAACACGAACAGGCACCCTTCCTGGCTCAGCAGTTAAATGGCGCAGGCCACCCATGGCTTCAGCTACAACCCCAAAGCCTGGCTTATCTCTATATGGACCAGTCTGTCCATAGCCACTAATTCTGAGGATGATCAACTTCGGATTGAGCTCGAGTAATTTTTCTGGATCAAGCCCCCAACCCTCTAATGTTCCGGGGCGAAAGTTTTCAATCAGAATATCTGCTTCTGTTGCGAGCTTTCTGACGATGTCTTGGGCTTCTGCTTGACGCAAATCTAATGAGAGTGAACGCTTGTTTCTAGACTGCACTTGCCACCAGACAGAGGTGCCATCTTTTAATAGGCGCCACTTACGCAAAGCATCACCAACCTTGGGCGGCTCAATCTTGACTACATCAGCTCCAAAATCAGCCAATGTTTTAGCGGCAAATGGACCGGCTATGAGCTGCCCCATTTCAATTACCTTTAATCCTGAGAGTGGCTCCATCCAGCATCCTCGTCTATCTAAATTTGCAATACCAAGAAAATAACCTCCATTTGGGGGCTTGGGAATTGCTATGAAATCAGATAGCCTTCTCATTTTGCGAAGGCTTGGCTAGAATAGCCCTATGAAACCCCAAATTAACCCTGCCAGAGTGGACTTTGTCACCCTCAAGCTCTTTTGCGCAATTGCCCAGTCCGGCAGCATCACCAAAGGGGCTCATGAATGTAATCTGGCACTCTCAGCGGCAAGCAGGAGAATTTCCGAGCTCGAGGAAATCGTTGGTTTGATGCTTTTAGATAGATCAGCCAAAGGGGTCACTCTCACTCAAGCTGGCCATGCCGTTATGCAGCATGCGCTCAGACTTTTTCAAGGCTTTGAGCAATTTAGCAATGAATTGGGCGAGTATGCCAAAGGCATCAAAGGTCATGTGCGTCTTTGGGCAAATATGTCATCACTCACAGAATTTTTGCCTGCAGCTTTAGCGAGCTTCTTAAAACAACATCCTGAAATTCAGGTGGAAGTTGAAGAGCAAATGAGTGGCGATATTGTGCAAGCCCTGCTTGATGGCATTGCAGATATTGGCGTACTAGCTGATGGCACTCCAACTGCAGGGCTTGATACCCAAGTGATTGGGCATGATGAGCTTGTGATTGTTTGTAGTAAAGCTCACCCAATCAAAAATAAAAAGAGTATTAGTTTTGAAGAGAGTCTTGACTATGACTTTGTCGGCCTTAACCGCGGCAGCTCATTACTGGAGCTGACCTCTCGACAAGCAGAGCGACTCAGTAAACAGATGCGACTGCGTATTCAGGTAAGAAGCTATGATGCGATGTGCCAAATGATTGCGGTGAATCTTGGCGTCGGAGTTCTGCCTCTCCAGGCCTGCGCACCCCAAATCAAGGCGATGGATTTAAAAGTCATCCGCCTTGAAGATGCATGGGCGAAGCGTGACCTCTTGCTCGCCATGAAAGCCAATGGCTATCAATCACCAGCCTGCGCTTTACTTAGTCAGCACTTGATAGAGCATGGTCTGTAGCCATCTTTGCTCAAGCCAAGATGAAAAAGTTCAGCTAATATCGTCAATCGTTAATCCAATCAACCAAAGGAAAGTAAATGAGTCTCTTAGAAAAGCTACAGTGGCGCTATGCCACTAAGAAGATGGATGCAAGTAAGTCAGTCCCAACAGAAAAAGTAGAGGAGATACTAGATGCTGTAAGACTCACCGCCAGCTCCAGTGGTTTACAGCCTTATGAGTTGATTGTCATCACCAATAAGGATCTGCGTGAAAAGATCAAAGCCATTGCGAACAACCAGTCGCAGATCACTGATTGCTCCCATCTAGTTGTTTTTGCCGCTTGGGATGATTACACCGCTCAGCGCATCAACGACGCTTTTGATATGACTGAGACTGTTCGTAACTTTAAGAATGATGCTGGCGTTGCATATCGCCAAATGCTCTTAAAGAATTACCCTGCTAAAGGCCCTGAAGTTAATTTTATTCACACTGCAAAGCAAGCTTATATTGGCCTAGGTACCGCCTTGATCGCAGCAGCTGAACTTGGAGTGGACTCCACGCCAATGGAAGGCTTTGACCCTAAGGCCTTAGATGAAATCCTTAATCTCAAAGAAAAAGGTTTGCGTAGCGTAGTCATGCTGCCACTAGGATACCGCAAGGAAGATGAAGACTGGTTAGTCAAACTCAAGAAAGTGAGACGCCCTAAAGAAAGCTTTATTAGCTGGATTAAGTAAGACTAAATCAACAAGCACACAGCAAAATGCCAACCCTAGGGTTGGCATTTTTCATATCTAGGCCTTGGGTTGATTAATCCATTTAGTAATGACTGGTGGTTGCCAAGTCGATAAGCCCTCAATCAAAGACTGGGCTGTAGGTTTAATCAAAATCATATCGCGGTGCTCCGGCTTCATAAACTCTTCAGCGACTGCACGATGCAATTGATCTGCTAAGGGATCATAAAAACCATCGATATTGAGAACACCACAGGGTTTTGAGTGATCACCGATTTGCGTTAAGGTAGCCACTTCAAATAATTCTTCTAGGGTTCCTAAGCCTCCAGGCAGCGCGATAAATGCATCTGACAATTCAATCATGCGCGCCCTTCTTTGGCGTCGATCTTCAGCAATTTCTAGAGAAGATAAACCTGGATGAGATTGGCCGCGCGCATGTAAGCCCTGATAAATCACGCCAATGATTTTGCCTCCTGCATCTAAAGCAGCATCAGCCACCACACCCATTAATCCTGTTTGAGTTCCCCCGTATATCAAGGTAATTTCTTCCCTTGCTAACAGTTGACCAAGGCTAATAGCTGCTTCTCTATAGATTGGTCTAGTTCCAAAATTAGACCCGCAAAAAATAGCAATGCTTTTGAGTTTTGTATTCATCAGTAAATTCTAAATCCTGGAATCTCTACTAGAGCAAATGTCCAGTCTTTACAAAGATTGTGCAGCCCTCTTTGCTAAAAGGTTGATGCAAGCTCATGTGTGGACTTCTGACCCATGAACCTGCTGGATAGCGCCCATGCTCGTCCTCAAATACGCCATCGACTACAAAAATTTCTTCGCCCCCATAGTGCTTATGGGGATTGAAATAAGTTTGAGGCGCCCAGCGCACAAGAGTTGATCCACTTCCCTGCTGCATCAGAGGCATCACATGAAGACCGGGAACCATACCTTGATACCATGATGCCATCTTTGTATCAATCACTTCTCGCTCAACTTGGTCTGGCCCTAAATGTCTGAGTTTTACAAAGAGAATGCAACCCTCCTTACTAAATGGTGCATGCGAAGAGCCTGGTGGGTTCATTAAATAAGTGCCCGCAGGATAATCTCCCGTCTCATCACTAAAAACCCCATCTAAAACGAAGATCTCTTCACCCAAATCATGGGAATGCAATTGAAATTGAGACCCGGGTTGGTAGCGTACGATTGAAGTTGCTTTTGCTACCTCATCACCTATACGCTCAAGCATGCGCCGCTCCACGCCCAATTGTGGACTTGGGATCCATGGCAAGTCGTGATGGTTAATTACCACTCTCTGGCTGTAGTCAGAATTGATATTCATTTACTGTGATGTGGGTATTGAATTCATTCCAAAGAATAACAAGCAAATGAAATATATGCCCAACCAACACGCTTTTGGCTTACCTATTCAATTGCAACCGGCACCACATCTTTTTTGTAAGCTCCCGATAAGGCTTTTTTGACTATCTTATAGATGTCGAGGTCGAACTCTGCCTCACCCGATGCAGCCAACTCATAAAGCTCTTCTTGATTAATAGCAGTACCAAGATAGCACCATTTATCAATGACGATCATCTCACCGCCTTCTTTAATGGCGATGGGTCCAGCATATGGCCATACCTGTACTTTAAATAGCTCTAACGCAGTCTTGAGTTGCAAATTATGCAAAGGTATTGGGGTGAGCTGAAGACATGCTCCGCTGCACTGCTTGACCTGATAACCAAAGCATGACTTACCCTCAACCCGCTTCTCTAAACCAAGCAATACCTCACAAAGGTGATATTTTTTGGCTATCGCCTTTAAATAAGAGTGTGCTTCTCGTTTGCTGTAAAACAAACCGTATAAGTTATCTTGTAAACCAGGTGTTAGTTGATGGTGTGTCACCAATGTAGGTATGAGCACACCAGCCTGATCCTCTACCAAGCTCCACCCACATAGATCTTTAGACCGACGAAGCTTGATATTCATGCTGGGCATACGCTCTTTGATCAATCTAGACTCCAGAATAAGAGCACCTAGCTCTCCACTAGTCTCGATCCAATCGATATCCCTGATCTGCAGAGAGAGTTTCATTTCTTTGCGTTGCGTTAAAGCGCCTTGAAAGTGGCCCATCACCCTACTGCGCAATGAAATACTTTTGCCAATGTATATGGGAACTTTATTCTCTCCATAAAAGATGTAACAGCCGGGAGCGTCTGGAATCGAATCTATTAAATCCTTATCTATATTGGGAGGAAGACTCGGATTTCCAACTAGCTGATGAATCACTTCATTTAATTTTGCTTTCCCAAACTTCGATTCACATACTCGCCAAAACTGAAGCAATAAATCTGCATCACCTAGTGCGCGGTGACGAGCAGTCACTTTTAAATCATGGGAGCTAATAATGGTATCTAGGTTATGGCGAGCTTGCGTTGGGAAAAGCAATCTTGAGAGCTTTACTGTACATAGTACTTTCGGCTTAAAGTCGATTCCGACCCTCTTGAAAGAGGCCTTGATAAAGCCATAATCAAACCTGGCATTATGAGCAATGAATATTTTTCCTTCGAGCTCCTTTTTTAACTCTTGTGCGATCTGTTCAAACGATGGCTGATTCTCAACCATGTGCGGAGAGATGCCAGTCAATCTTTGAATATTTTGCGGAATAAACGTTTGTGGATTAATTAAACGCTCCCATACCTCAATTTGATTGCTGGCAAGCGTTTTAATACCAATCTCAGTGATACGATCTCGATCAAAGTGTGATCCCGTAGTTTCGATATCGACAAATGCCAAATCAGGATACGAAACCTCTTGAATGTCCACTGCGAATGACTTTATCAGCTTAGTTTGCTGGCGAGTTTCTATTGAGGTAATCGGCAAAGCTAAAAATAGAATTGGGTCCACGAGGAGCTTCTTCTACCTTTTTAAATGCACTCTTCACCACCTTTTGAATTTCCCCTTTAGGCCTTTTATCTTGCTTTACCTTTACCTCAGAATGAGCGGGGAAATAAGGCTTTCTTTCGGGCGCTGTTTGAACTTCGCTAAAGCGAGGAACGTAATCTTTAATAGCAGAGGCCAATGTGACGTTGGAGATGCAATTCATCATGTAAGTCTCTAATGACTGATAGAGATCTTTTGCAATATCAGATACCTCTACTTTTCTCTTTTTGATACGATTCATCGCTAACACAATGTCTTTTATCGTAATGATGCGAGGGTCTTTTAACAGCTGGTAGCCTCCAGTGCGTCCTTTGATTCCAACAACCAATCCGGATTCCCGCAAAGGTCTAAGCAACAACTCAATACGACTAATCGACATTTGCAATCTTTGGGCTATCTCTGGCACGGGCACCAGCCGACCATTGCTTGAATGGCTCGCAATGTCAACTAAGGTATTAAGGGCAACCTTGACTGCTTTAGTAACTTCCATGGTGTTATTTGGCAAAAAAGTGAGATTAGGGCTAGTATGAAACCGATTCAAGCTTTCTGCTGCAGCGCACTAATTAACCCTTATTACCCCATGGTTGAATCCCCCAAAACCCAACACAGCCTTTCACTTCGACTATTACGTCTACTCGCCCTGCTGATTGCGGGAGGGACAATTGCTCAGGCTTTTGGCTGCCTCATCGCTTATCTCTCAATGGAAGACTCTCAGGCAGGCGGGATGTTGGCTCACCTCATCATTCAGCATCTCTCGTATTACTTTTTAGGATGCGCATTTGTCATCATGAGCCTCTCAAACCTCTTGATCAAAAGAGGGATATCAACTCTCAAGACAACACGGCTACCATCACTAATATTGATTTTATGTGTTGCTCTTGCAAGTTTTTTATTAATCCCCCGCATGGATTACCTCAGGGAAACAGCGCTTCAGGATGGCATGCCAGTAATGCTCTCGCCTTTTGCAAACTACTTTGCAATATTAAATGGCCTCACACTTCTATTGATCTGCGCTCAAATTTTCTTTAGCGCTTTGGTGGCATGGCGCCTGTGCGGCTCAAAATCATCCTAGATGCGCACGCACTTGGGCGATCAAGGCAATCTGTTGCTCCTCCCTGATAAATTGACCAAGCTCAACGCGTAAACCTGACTGGCTTATGTGAAACGTTTTGGATTTTTCAATGGGTGGTTCAATTTTCGCCCATTGGGTATTGAATTCATAAATCGCCTCCTTATACCCAATGAACTTTTTCACTAAAAGACGTTTACCCTCAACTTCGATTGTTTCGCAATCTAATGCGTGCCTACAGTAAATGAAAAAACCAATGGTTACTGCGGCTAACTCTAAAGCAGTAAAGATGGGAATCATCCAGACGCCAGCAAGGAAAAATCCAGTTGCCACGATTAACGATAGGCAGACCAATACGATATAAAACTGCAACAACTGCTTTGGAGTGAGAGCGCAATTTCTGCGCATCTGCCAACGTTTAGTACTCATATTGAATTGCATTAGATCATGAATTCATAATATGGATTGTCATAAACTTCAGTCCACCAAAAGCAAAGTGGTCTAACCAGTAGGCCCTGGAAATCCGAATTAATGAATTAATGTAATGTCCAGGTAATAAAGATTGCGTATATTGCACTCTTTGCTCTAGCCCCCTGTATCTCATGCTCTTCTCTCGAAACGTCTTGTTAACCCTTTTATTAATATGGGTTCCCGTGCTAGCAAATTCTGCAGAGGTGGAGTACGTCATTCTTCTCGAAAATGGGGCCAAAGCAGGCCATCAGATTGTCAAACGTCATGGCAATAAGGTCGAGGTTGACTTTGACTTTAAAGAAAATGGCAGGGGGCCAACGCTAAAAGAAAAAATCATTTTGGCCTCGGATGGAACGATGAAGCACTATCGCGTTTCAGGCACATCTGAAATGGGCGGAGAGGTCAATGAGAGTTTTGTAAACAAAAATAATTTAATTCAATGGCACTCCAATTCTGAGGATGGCTCAAGAAACATAAACCGAAGTGGTTTTTATCTCCCCATGAATTCTTCTTGGGAGGTGAACTCTTTAATGATCGGCGCCCTCAGTAAGAGTAAAAATAATTATTTACCGCTATTACCATCGGGTGGACTCAAACAAGAAGTGCTTGATGAGATAACCCTCACAAAAGGCTTACATCAGCAAAAAGTGAAGCTGATGATGCAGGTTGGCATAGGTCTAAAGCCAGATTTTATTTGGGCAACTTCGGGAAAGAATCCCAGATTATTTGCCGCTATTATTCCGGGCTATTCATACCTAGTTGAAAAGGGTTGGGAGGAGAACCTCACAGTACTCAGTGAAAAACAAAATTTAGCCAACCAAAGGGTTCTCTTTCAAAAGGCTCAACAACTCCAACACCCAATCTATAGACCCTTTTTAATTAAAAATATTCGTCTATTTGATAGTAAGAATGCATTCTTAACAGAACCTCATGATGTATTGATTGAGGATAAACGAATAGTAAACATAACCCCCGCGAATTCTCTGCTTGAGTTTAAGGGTGACACTATAGACGGTACTGGAAAAACGCTTTTACCCGGATTATTTGACATGCATACTCACATCAATAAATGGTCGGGCTTGTATCACTTATCTGCCGGTGTAACAACAGTTCGTGACATGGGTAATTCAAATACTGAAGTTCAAGAGATCATTAGAGATAGTCGGAATGATCGATTGCTTTTTCCACACATTATCCCTGCTGGCTTCATAGAGGGTAAAAGTGAATATGCATCGTCTGATGGAATCATGATTGAGACTCTTGAGCAAGCCAAGGAGGCAGTTGATTGGTATGCGGAGCATGGCTATCGTCACATCAAAATCTACAGCTCTTTTCCAAAAGAATTCGTCAAGGAAACCAGTGCCTATGCCCACGACAAGGGAATGACGGTTGGCGGTCATGTTCCTGGCTTTATGAAAGCTGATGAAGCGATTAATTCTGGATTTAATGAGCTAAACCACGTCAATCAAGTAGTACTCAACTTTTTAGCAAGTAATGAGACAGA
Coding sequences within:
- a CDS encoding NAD(P)H-dependent oxidoreductase, yielding MSLLEKLQWRYATKKMDASKSVPTEKVEEILDAVRLTASSSGLQPYELIVITNKDLREKIKAIANNQSQITDCSHLVVFAAWDDYTAQRINDAFDMTETVRNFKNDAGVAYRQMLLKNYPAKGPEVNFIHTAKQAYIGLGTALIAAAELGVDSTPMEGFDPKALDEILNLKEKGLRSVVMLPLGYRKEDEDWLVKLKKVRRPKESFISWIK
- a CDS encoding hydroxymethylglutaryl-CoA lyase, with protein sequence MTRIYFNDVVTRDGFQIEPNFIPTEDKVKLINGLSECGFAKIEVTSFTSPKAIPMLRDAEEVMGKIKRVPGVEYTVLVPNLRGAERAFESRADEFNLVMSTSETHNLANLRMTREKSFAGLAEVIRYVDGRTPINVSLSTCFGCPMEGDVPQQVVEEFAKRFADLGVRGLTICDTTGMANPVQVQQMSEALQKQFPAMQLTMHFHNTRGMGLANVLAAVQSGITRFDGSLGGLGGCPYAPGASGNISSEDAIHMLDAMGYDTGMDIPKLLVLARELPEIVGHIVPGQVAKAGRSCDLHPAPSYINELK
- a CDS encoding LysR family transcriptional regulator — its product is MKPQINPARVDFVTLKLFCAIAQSGSITKGAHECNLALSAASRRISELEEIVGLMLLDRSAKGVTLTQAGHAVMQHALRLFQGFEQFSNELGEYAKGIKGHVRLWANMSSLTEFLPAALASFLKQHPEIQVEVEEQMSGDIVQALLDGIADIGVLADGTPTAGLDTQVIGHDELVIVCSKAHPIKNKKSISFEESLDYDFVGLNRGSSLLELTSRQAERLSKQMRLRIQVRSYDAMCQMIAVNLGVGVLPLQACAPQIKAMDLKVIRLEDAWAKRDLLLAMKANGYQSPACALLSQHLIEHGL
- a CDS encoding TIGR00730 family Rossman fold protein — encoded protein: MNTKLKSIAIFCGSNFGTRPIYREAAISLGQLLAREEITLIYGGTQTGLMGVVADAALDAGGKIIGVIYQGLHARGQSHPGLSSLEIAEDRRQRRARMIELSDAFIALPGGLGTLEELFEVATLTQIGDHSKPCGVLNIDGFYDPLADQLHRAVAEEFMKPEHRDMILIKPTAQSLIEGLSTWQPPVITKWINQPKA
- a CDS encoding cupin domain-containing protein, with amino-acid sequence MNINSDYSQRVVINHHDLPWIPSPQLGVERRMLERIGDEVAKATSIVRYQPGSQFQLHSHDLGEEIFVLDGVFSDETGDYPAGTYLMNPPGSSHAPFSKEGCILFVKLRHLGPDQVEREVIDTKMASWYQGMVPGLHVMPLMQQGSGSTLVRWAPQTYFNPHKHYGGEEIFVVDGVFEDEHGRYPAGSWVRSPHMSLHQPFSKEGCTIFVKTGHLL
- a CDS encoding DUF4149 domain-containing protein, which gives rise to MKPIQAFCCSALINPYYPMVESPKTQHSLSLRLLRLLALLIAGGTIAQAFGCLIAYLSMEDSQAGGMLAHLIIQHLSYYFLGCAFVIMSLSNLLIKRGISTLKTTRLPSLILILCVALASFLLIPRMDYLRETALQDGMPVMLSPFANYFAILNGLTLLLICAQIFFSALVAWRLCGSKSS
- a CDS encoding Rrf2 family transcriptional regulator, with the protein product MEVTKAVKVALNTLVDIASHSSNGRLVPVPEIAQRLQMSISRIELLLRPLRESGLVVGIKGRTGGYQLLKDPRIITIKDIVLAMNRIKKRKVEVSDIAKDLYQSLETYMMNCISNVTLASAIKDYVPRFSEVQTAPERKPYFPAHSEVKVKQDKRPKGEIQKVVKSAFKKVEEAPRGPNSIFSFADYLNRNSPAN
- a CDS encoding amidohydrolase family protein; its protein translation is MLFSRNVLLTLLLIWVPVLANSAEVEYVILLENGAKAGHQIVKRHGNKVEVDFDFKENGRGPTLKEKIILASDGTMKHYRVSGTSEMGGEVNESFVNKNNLIQWHSNSEDGSRNINRSGFYLPMNSSWEVNSLMIGALSKSKNNYLPLLPSGGLKQEVLDEITLTKGLHQQKVKLMMQVGIGLKPDFIWATSGKNPRLFAAIIPGYSYLVEKGWEENLTVLSEKQNLANQRVLFQKAQQLQHPIYRPFLIKNIRLFDSKNAFLTEPHDVLIEDKRIVNITPANSLLEFKGDTIDGTGKTLLPGLFDMHTHINKWSGLYHLSAGVTTVRDMGNSNTEVQEIIRDSRNDRLLFPHIIPAGFIEGKSEYASSDGIMIETLEQAKEAVDWYAEHGYRHIKIYSSFPKEFVKETSAYAHDKGMTVGGHVPGFMKADEAINSGFNELNHVNQVVLNFLASNETDTRTLERFYLPAEQTGSIDFDSQEVREFIKLLKDKEITIDPTLSAFDFIKQQDGEMADPFASIAEHLPPDLQRSFKTGTMNIPDTATANRYKNSYNKMVELVGLLHQNGVTLVAGTDTLAGFGLHSELELYVKAGISPAKALQIATWSGAKVTNTLHDRGTIEVNKLADLIIIDGDPTTNIEDIRKISTVITNGKKIYPHELHIALGVKPFVSDGIRIAAQPTTNRQLNK
- a CDS encoding VOC family protein encodes the protein MIDHLDHLVPTTANEAACVDFYTRVLGMKLESFIGGTPPVERKAFKFGNQKINLHIKGKEFEPKAAIPTPGSLDLCFIADRPLNEVVEQLAKAQWPIIEGPVVRTGATSKINSVYVRDPDQNLIEISEIIL
- a CDS encoding DUF2244 domain-containing protein, whose protein sequence is MSTKRWQMRRNCALTPKQLLQFYIVLVCLSLIVATGFFLAGVWMIPIFTALELAAVTIGFFIYCRHALDCETIEVEGKRLLVKKFIGYKEAIYEFNTQWAKIEPPIEKSKTFHISQSGLRVELGQFIREEQQIALIAQVRAHLG
- a CDS encoding 3'-5' exonuclease family protein — translated: MDPILFLALPITSIETRQQTKLIKSFAVDIQEVSYPDLAFVDIETTGSHFDRDRITEIGIKTLASNQIEVWERLINPQTFIPQNIQRLTGISPHMVENQPSFEQIAQELKKELEGKIFIAHNARFDYGFIKASFKRVGIDFKPKVLCTVKLSRLLFPTQARHNLDTIISSHDLKVTARHRALGDADLLLQFWRVCESKFGKAKLNEVIHQLVGNPSLPPNIDKDLIDSIPDAPGCYIFYGENKVPIYIGKSISLRSRVMGHFQGALTQRKEMKLSLQIRDIDWIETSGELGALILESRLIKERMPSMNIKLRRSKDLCGWSLVEDQAGVLIPTLVTHHQLTPGLQDNLYGLFYSKREAHSYLKAIAKKYHLCEVLLGLEKRVEGKSCFGYQVKQCSGACLQLTPIPLHNLQLKTALELFKVQVWPYAGPIAIKEGGEMIVIDKWCYLGTAINQEELYELAASGEAEFDLDIYKIVKKALSGAYKKDVVPVAIE
- a CDS encoding CaiB/BaiF CoA-transferase family protein codes for the protein MEPLSGLKVIEMGQLIAGPFAAKTLADFGADVVKIEPPKVGDALRKWRLLKDGTSVWWQVQSRNKRSLSLDLRQAEAQDIVRKLATEADILIENFRPGTLEGWGLDPEKLLELNPKLIILRISGYGQTGPYRDKPGFGVVAEAMGGLRHLTAEPGRVPVRVGISIGDTLASLHGVIGILLALQERHRSGKGQVIDIALYEAVFNCMESLLPEYSAFGEVRQAAGSALPGIAPTNAYLCADGGYVLVAGNGDSIFKRLMKLIGRDDLGNDPQLENNEGRVKRVVELDAAIGEWAKTVSTDKAVEALDSVAVPAGRIYTVADIANDPHYRARENIQTIKMQDGSSLEVPGVLPKLSRTPGSIKTLAPNIGQNTDEILQEIGLNESQIASLKERGVAFTQ